In Drosophila subpulchrella strain 33 F10 #4 breed RU33 chromosome 3R, RU_Dsub_v1.1 Primary Assembly, whole genome shotgun sequence, the following are encoded in one genomic region:
- the LOC119550071 gene encoding mucin-2 produces MRNIYAFALLLIAVFASTSSGASVSDLLCRNKANGIRALVPGSCSRFYECHNGVAKEYSCPNFYDFKIRSCVTYNPGCVEGVVTEPVAQQSVRDTAQPCSGATTTAPPCVKPTTKPPCDGAPTTTTTTCAPGIITTTTTTTEYPTTTTTTCTPTTTTTTTTTTTTTTTTTTTTCAPITTTTTTTEAPTTTTTTTTCAPTTTSTTTTTTTTTTTTTTTTTTTTTTTTTTTTTTTCAPTTTTTTTTEAPTTTTTTCAPTTTTTTTTTTTTTTTTTTTTTTTTTTTTTTTTTTTTTTTTTTTTCAPTTSTTTTTEAPTTTTTTTTCAPTTTTTTTTTTTTTTTTTTTTTTTTTTTTTTTTTTTTTTTSTCAPITTTTTTTEAPTTTTTACAPTTTTTTTTTTTTTTTTTTTTTTTTTTTTTTTTTTTTCAPTTTTTTTTTTTTTTTTTTTTTTTTTTTTTTCAPTTTTTTTTEAPTTTTTTTTCAPTTTTTTTTTTTTTTTTTTTTTTTCSPTTTTTTTTTTTTTTTTTTTTTTTTTTTTTTTCSPTTTTTTTTTTTTTTTTTTTTTTTTTTTTTTTCAPTTTKSTTTCAPTTTTTKCADKTTTTTECADKTTTTTTCASTTTKSTTTCAPTTTTTKCADKTTTTTECADKTTTTTECADKTTTTQCADATTTVCPTAAKALAATHSQRNPVRRNPVHRLLWEVAQWAGISSASSEVAIKVSCSGKPDGFLMASPERCNDYYICRHQRALKVSCGDRYFNGLKGICDLPENTSCVQS; encoded by the exons ATGAGGAATATATACG CTTTTGCCCTGCTGCTCATTGCAGTCTTTGCAAGCACCTCCAGCGGTGCTAGCGTTTCCGATCTTCTGTGTCGCAACAAGGCCAACGGTATTCGGGCCCTGGTGCCCGGCAGTTGCTCCAGGTTCTATGAGTGCCACAATGGCGTTGCCAAGGAATATTCGTGTCCCAACTTCTACGACTTCAAGATCCGCAGCTGCGTGACCTATAACCCTGGTTGCGTCGAGGGGGTTGTAACCGAGCCAGTGGCACAGCAGTCTGTACGGGATACCGCTCAACCGTGCAGTGGGGCCACCACCACTGCACCACCTTGCGTCAAGCCCACAACCAAGCCTCCATGCGACGGAGCTCCTACTACCACAACCACAACCTGTGCTCCTGGAATAAtcacaacaacaaccacaaccacTGAATATCCAACCACCACGACAACAACATGTACCCCAACGACCACCACTACTACTACCACGacaacaaccacaaccacaacaacaacaaccacaacatgTGCCCCCATAACTACGACTACTACAACCACTGAGGCTCCAACCACTaccacaaccacaacaacatgTGCCCCAACAACCACTTCTACTACTACCACGacaacaaccacaaccacaactacaactacaaccacaactacaactacaactacaactacaacaacaacgacaaccACAACATGTGCCCCAACTACTACGACTACTACAACCACAGAGGCTCCAACCACTACCACAACAACATGTGCTCCAACAAccactactactactaccacgacaacaaccacaaccacaactacaactacaaccacaaccacaaccacaaccacaaccacaaccacaaccacaaccacaacaacaacaaccacaacgaCAACCACAACATGTGCCCCAACTACATCGACTACTACAACTACAGAGGCTCCAACCACTaccacaaccacaacaacatgTGCCCCAACAACCACCACTACTACTACCACGACAACAACCACAAcgacaaccacaacaacaaccacaacgacaacaaccacaacgacaacaaccacaacgacaacaacaacaacaacgacaaccTCTACATGTGCCCCAATAACTACGACTACTACAACCACTGAGGCTCCAACCACTACCACAACAGCATGTGCCCCAACAACCACCACTACTACTACCACGACAACAACGACAACCACTACAACAACTACCACTACTACTACCACGACAACAAcgacaaccacaacaacaacgactACCACAACATGTGCCCCAACAACTACGACTACTACTACCACGACAACAACGACAACCACAACAActactacaacaacaacaaccacaacaacaacgactACTACAACATGTGCCCCAACAACTACGACTACTACAACCACTGAGGCTCCCACCACTAccacaactacaacaacatGTGCCCCTACAACCACCACTACTACTACCACGACAACAACCACAACGACTACCACAACAACTACTACAACCACAACATGTTCCCCAACAACCACCACTACTACTACCACGACAACAACCACAAcgacaaccacaacaacaacaacaacgactaCCACAACAACTACTACAACCACAACATGTTCCCCAACAACCACCACTACTACTACCACGACAACAACCACAAcgacaaccacaacaacaacaacaacgactaCCACAACAACTACTACAACCACAACATGCGCCCCAACCACTACCAAATCTACAACGACATGTGCCCCAACAACCACAACCACCAAATGCGCTGACAAAACAACTACAACCACCGAATGCGCTGACAAAACTACTACAACCACAACATGCGCCTCAACCACTACCAAATCTACAACGACATGTGCCCCAACAACCACAACCACCAAATGCGCTGACAAAACAACTACAACCACCGAATGCGCTGACAAAACTACTACAACCACCGAGTGCGCTgacaaaacaacaaccaccCAATGCGCTGACGCCACAACAACTGTCTGCCCCACAGCCGCGAAGGCGTTGGCTGCCACCCACTCGCAACGTAATCCCGTCCGCCGCAATCCTGTCCACCGCCTTCTTTGGGAAGTGGCCCAATGGGCGGGTATTTCGTCCGCCAGTTCTGAGGTTGCGATCAAGGTTTCCTGCTCCGGCAAACCCGATGGATTCCTGATGGCATCTCCCGAGCGGTGCAACGACTACTACATCTGTCGCCACCAGCGCGCCCTGAAGGTCAGCTGTGGTGATAGATACTTCAACGGACTGAAGGGCATCTGTGATCTCCCCGAAAACACCAGCTGCGTCCAGTCCTAA